A single region of the Streptomyces sp. NBC_01262 genome encodes:
- a CDS encoding ATP-binding protein, translated as MTQIPEALTWCLAAGTTAGAVMAPFLVRSRRQVGALRQDAEQARAELDAADREKEQFAAHAQAVADETRHLVTGRLPGMAEHLAHRHLPVPGPLHSGFDESGIGQDHNAALELLAEVVEAERQRVDEAAQATMRGATTVMQAMSYQLQSQIVEMQERYDDPRLAEDLLTLDQLNEQNLRRIQATGVLCGAWPGLSRADSHLGDIVVGAQSRVRGFHRIQVTSQLADAVGVVSRAVEPIAITVTELLANAVHHSHGTLAVDVSLHQTTSGACIVIDDAGVGMHADEIEYATAMMSGRLPVRLTELGDPPRSGFAAIGRLTRQYGFAVSVDKPAPYGGVRAVVFIPGNLLTVMDEEEQPMSVSAPLPPRAAAPAAPSAPVAPAAPVAAPATAPGHDELPRRRRRNPVSATAPAAPEPEPEPAEHARTPEQTGATWASFQAGTASGRAVVEDAVQAVPDVPQTEPTREGDRA; from the coding sequence ATGACACAGATACCGGAGGCCCTGACCTGGTGCCTCGCGGCCGGCACCACGGCAGGGGCGGTCATGGCGCCGTTCCTGGTGCGCTCCAGGCGCCAGGTGGGCGCCCTGCGCCAGGACGCGGAGCAGGCCCGCGCCGAACTGGACGCGGCGGACCGGGAGAAGGAGCAGTTCGCCGCGCACGCGCAGGCGGTGGCCGACGAGACGCGGCATCTGGTCACCGGCCGCCTCCCCGGCATGGCGGAGCATCTCGCGCACCGCCATCTGCCGGTCCCCGGACCTCTGCACAGCGGCTTCGACGAGTCCGGGATCGGCCAGGACCACAACGCCGCCCTGGAGCTGCTCGCGGAGGTCGTGGAGGCGGAGCGGCAGCGGGTCGACGAGGCGGCGCAGGCCACCATGCGCGGCGCGACCACCGTCATGCAGGCGATGAGCTACCAACTGCAGTCGCAGATCGTCGAGATGCAGGAGCGGTACGACGACCCGCGCCTGGCCGAGGACCTGCTCACCCTGGACCAGCTCAACGAGCAGAACCTGCGCCGCATCCAGGCCACCGGCGTGCTGTGCGGGGCCTGGCCGGGGCTCAGCCGGGCGGACTCGCACCTCGGCGACATCGTCGTGGGCGCGCAGTCCCGGGTCCGCGGCTTCCACCGGATCCAGGTCACCAGCCAGCTCGCTGACGCGGTCGGCGTGGTCTCGCGTGCGGTGGAGCCGATCGCCATCACCGTCACCGAGCTGCTGGCCAACGCCGTGCACCACTCGCACGGCACGCTCGCGGTGGATGTGAGCCTGCATCAGACCACCTCGGGCGCGTGCATCGTCATCGACGACGCCGGGGTCGGCATGCACGCCGACGAGATCGAGTACGCGACCGCCATGATGTCCGGCCGGCTGCCGGTCCGGCTCACCGAGCTGGGCGACCCGCCGCGCTCCGGGTTCGCCGCCATCGGCCGGCTCACCCGGCAGTACGGCTTCGCGGTGTCCGTCGACAAGCCGGCCCCGTACGGCGGCGTACGGGCCGTGGTGTTCATCCCCGGCAATCTCCTCACCGTCATGGACGAGGAGGAGCAGCCGATGTCGGTGAGCGCCCCGCTGCCGCCCCGCGCCGCGGCCCCGGCGGCCCCGTCCGCGCCCGTGGCGCCCGCGGCGCCCGTCGCCGCGCCCGCGACCGCGCCCGGCCACGACGAGCTGCCGCGCCGCCGCAGGCGCAACCCCGTCTCCGCCACCGCCCCGGCCGCGCCGGAGCCCGAGCCGGAGCCCGCAGAGCACGCCCGTACGCCGGAGCAGACCGGCGCCACCTGGGCCTCGTTCCAGGCGGGCACCGCCTCGGGCCGGGCCGTGGTGGAGGACGCCGTACAGGCCGTACCGGACGTCCCGCAGACCGAGCCGACCCGCGAAGGGGACCGCGCATGA
- a CDS encoding DUF402 domain-containing protein — MNATETADVLTPGSAVTVRLVKHPRPDVRYPATVVADDGTHAVVRAPWAGSASRDFGFVTFEQGDLFTEHYWRDRWYSVKEVRAADGALKGWYCDIARPAVVDGASASLTVADLDLDLWLSADRATVLRLDEDEFLDSGLDARDPAAARQARSALDELEELARRDAFGPLLNHASPEAF; from the coding sequence ATGAACGCCACCGAAACGGCCGACGTGCTCACCCCCGGAAGCGCGGTGACCGTCCGGCTCGTCAAGCACCCGCGCCCCGACGTCCGCTATCCCGCGACCGTCGTCGCCGACGACGGCACGCACGCCGTCGTACGCGCCCCCTGGGCCGGGTCCGCCAGCCGTGACTTCGGATTCGTCACCTTCGAGCAGGGCGACCTCTTCACCGAGCACTACTGGCGCGACCGCTGGTACTCCGTCAAGGAGGTCCGCGCCGCCGACGGCGCCCTGAAGGGCTGGTACTGCGACATCGCCCGCCCCGCCGTCGTCGACGGGGCCTCCGCCTCCCTCACCGTCGCCGACCTGGACCTCGACCTCTGGCTCTCCGCCGACCGGGCCACCGTCCTGCGCCTGGACGAGGACGAGTTCCTCGACAGCGGCCTCGACGCCCGCGACCCCGCCGCCGCCCGGCAGGCCCGCAGCGCCCTCGACGAGCTGGAGGAGCTGGCCCGCCGCGACGCGTTCGGTCCGCTGCTGAACCATGCCTCGCCTGAGGCCTTCTAG
- a CDS encoding class I SAM-dependent methyltransferase family protein, with translation MDWSQWHDDYDLPDSNLARRLQAVRDQIRQALDACPPGPLRVVSVCAGQGRDLLGVLPEHPRREDVTARLVELDPRNAASARRAASAAGLRKVEVVVGDAALTGSYRGMVPADLVLMCGVFGNITDEDIERTVGHCAQLCAHGATLVWTRHRKAPDLAPRICEWLEARGFERQWLSDPGAGFGVGVHRFAGEPEPLEPSPGARMFTFVGYDELRRRRTG, from the coding sequence GTGGACTGGAGCCAATGGCACGACGACTACGACCTGCCGGATTCCAACCTCGCGCGACGGCTCCAGGCCGTCCGGGACCAGATCCGGCAGGCCCTGGATGCCTGCCCGCCGGGGCCGCTGCGCGTGGTGAGCGTGTGCGCGGGGCAAGGGCGCGATCTGCTCGGCGTCCTGCCGGAGCACCCGCGCAGGGAGGACGTCACCGCGCGTCTGGTCGAACTCGACCCGCGCAACGCGGCATCGGCGCGGCGCGCCGCCAGTGCGGCGGGCCTGCGCAAGGTCGAGGTCGTGGTGGGCGACGCCGCGCTGACGGGCAGCTACCGGGGCATGGTCCCGGCCGATCTGGTGCTGATGTGCGGGGTGTTCGGCAACATCACCGACGAGGACATCGAGCGCACCGTCGGACACTGCGCCCAGCTCTGCGCGCACGGCGCGACACTGGTGTGGACCCGGCACCGCAAGGCGCCGGACCTGGCGCCGCGGATCTGCGAGTGGCTGGAGGCGCGCGGCTTCGAGCGGCAGTGGCTGTCCGACCCGGGCGCCGGCTTCGGCGTCGGGGTGCACCGCTTCGCGGGAGAGCCCGAGCCGCTGGAGCCGTCGCCCGGCGCGCGCATGTTCACCTTCGTCGGATACGACGAGCTGCGCAGGCGCCGGACGGGCTGA
- a CDS encoding DUF742 domain-containing protein gives MTAGRGGRRLVPSYLATGGRARPSRNTLDQLSVINAASGVVPEGLDPPQLRLLELLAGGALSLAEAAAYLRLPVSVTKVLVSDLVDAGHLIARAPIPAAQTHDRQILERLLSGLRAIR, from the coding sequence ATGACGGCGGGCCGAGGCGGAAGGCGACTCGTACCGTCCTACCTGGCCACCGGCGGCCGGGCCCGGCCCAGCCGGAACACCCTCGACCAGCTCTCCGTGATCAACGCGGCGAGCGGCGTCGTACCGGAGGGCCTGGACCCGCCGCAGCTCCGCCTGCTCGAACTCCTGGCAGGCGGCGCGCTGTCCCTCGCCGAGGCGGCCGCGTATCTGCGGCTGCCCGTCAGTGTCACCAAGGTGCTGGTGTCGGACCTCGTCGACGCCGGGCACCTGATCGCACGCGCTCCCATCCCGGCGGCCCAGACGCACGACCGGCAGATCCTAGAGAGGCTTCTCAGTGGACTACGCGCCATTCGATAA
- a CDS encoding GTP-binding protein, whose amino-acid sequence MYLTGSPDQLLVKILVTGPFGVGKTTLIRSLSEIRPLHTEEVMTEAGALVDDLAGVRDKTTTTVAIDFGRRTLPGDIVLYLYGTPGQRRFLPLWEDIARGALGALVLADTRRLAESFGAIDLIEEAGLSYAVAVNAFPDAPEYTPEVLRDHLDLAPETPLVVCDVRDPGSAVDALITLASHLIAESSLEATL is encoded by the coding sequence ATCTACCTGACCGGAAGCCCGGACCAGCTCCTGGTGAAGATCCTGGTCACGGGCCCCTTCGGCGTCGGCAAGACCACCCTCATCCGGTCGCTGTCCGAGATCCGCCCGCTGCACACCGAGGAGGTGATGACCGAGGCCGGCGCCCTGGTCGACGATCTCGCGGGAGTGCGCGACAAGACCACCACGACCGTCGCCATCGACTTCGGCCGCCGCACCCTGCCCGGCGACATCGTGCTCTATCTGTACGGGACCCCCGGCCAGCGCCGCTTCCTGCCGCTGTGGGAGGACATCGCCCGGGGCGCCCTGGGCGCGCTGGTGCTGGCCGACACCCGGCGCCTGGCCGAGTCCTTCGGGGCCATCGACCTGATCGAGGAGGCCGGGCTGAGCTACGCGGTGGCCGTCAACGCCTTCCCGGACGCGCCCGAGTACACCCCCGAGGTGCTGCGCGACCATCTGGATCTCGCTCCGGAGACCCCGCTGGTGGTCTGCGACGTGCGCGACCCCGGCTCGGCCGTGGACGCCCTCATCACCCTCGCCTCCCATCTCATCGCCGAATCCTCCCTGGAAGCCACGCTGTGA
- a CDS encoding roadblock/LC7 domain-containing protein, with product MTTAKRSSVQQDMSWVLEPLLVLPGVVHGLVLSTDGMVQGASPGLTREAGEGASAMMSALQGAARTMGAALSGDIDTQVRQVVVETSNGFVFAVPAGQNTVLAVFAATGVDMGVVTHHMQIQVNTLGRKVMTTAPRDHGSAQAS from the coding sequence ATGACCACCGCCAAACGAAGCTCCGTCCAGCAGGACATGTCCTGGGTCCTGGAACCGCTGCTCGTGCTGCCGGGGGTGGTCCACGGGCTGGTGCTGTCCACCGACGGGATGGTGCAGGGCGCGTCGCCGGGCCTGACCCGGGAGGCGGGTGAGGGGGCGTCGGCGATGATGTCGGCGCTGCAGGGGGCCGCGCGGACGATGGGCGCGGCGCTGTCCGGGGACATCGACACCCAGGTCCGGCAGGTCGTCGTGGAGACGAGCAACGGCTTCGTCTTCGCGGTCCCGGCCGGGCAGAACACCGTGCTGGCGGTCTTCGCGGCGACCGGTGTCGACATGGGTGTGGTCACCCACCACATGCAGATCCAGGTCAACACCCTGGGCCGGAAAGTCATGACCACCGCTCCCCGCGACCACGGCTCAGCCCAGGCGTCATGA